One genomic region from Ignavibacteriales bacterium encodes:
- a CDS encoding EVE domain-containing protein has protein sequence MKKYWLVKSEPEVFSLNDLKKSKNQTTFWDGVRNYQARNFLRDEMKKGDLVLFYHSNSDPLAVMGICEVVKEGYPDHTQFDPDNDHYDPKADPKNPTWIMVDVKFVKEFKTPVTLDAIKSNPKLINMKLIARGNRLSVMPVTKEEFDEITKIGR, from the coding sequence ATGAAAAAATATTGGCTTGTAAAATCCGAACCTGAAGTTTTTTCCTTAAACGACCTTAAAAAAAGCAAAAACCAAACAACATTTTGGGATGGTGTTAGAAATTACCAGGCAAGAAATTTTTTACGCGATGAAATGAAAAAAGGTGATCTGGTTTTATTCTATCACAGCAACTCCGATCCATTAGCAGTTATGGGAATTTGTGAAGTTGTTAAAGAAGGTTATCCTGATCATACTCAGTTTGATCCTGACAACGATCATTATGATCCAAAAGCTGATCCTAAAAATCCAACGTGGATTATGGTTGATGTAAAATTTGTAAAAGAATTTAAAACTCCTGTTACACTTGATGCAATTAAATCAAACCCAAAACTTATAAATATGAAATTGATTGCTCGAGGTAACCGCTTATCTGTTATGCCCGTAACAAAAGAAGAGTTTGATGAGATAACGAAAATTGGAAGATAA
- a CDS encoding GNAT family N-acetyltransferase, which produces MIVRPPQTPEEFERYRDLRWRILRAPWNQPKGSELDEIEAKAFPIMVCEVDGIPVGVGRVHFNSETEAQIRSMAVEEEWREKGIGSIVVKELEKIAIDKGAKKIILQARESAVNFYERNGYKVVKKSHTLFGSIPHYLMEKKV; this is translated from the coding sequence ATGATTGTTCGACCGCCGCAAACACCGGAAGAATTTGAGCGATACAGAGATTTGAGATGGCGGATTCTCCGCGCTCCGTGGAATCAACCGAAAGGCAGTGAACTTGATGAGATTGAAGCAAAAGCTTTTCCTATTATGGTTTGCGAAGTTGATGGAATTCCTGTTGGAGTTGGCAGAGTTCATTTCAATTCTGAAACTGAAGCCCAAATCCGTTCTATGGCGGTTGAAGAAGAATGGCGTGAAAAAGGAATCGGGTCGATTGTGGTTAAAGAATTAGAAAAGATTGCAATCGATAAAGGTGCTAAGAAAATCATTCTTCAAGCACGTGAAAGTGCGGTTAATTTTTATGAGAGAAATGGATACAAAGTTGTGAAAAAATCACATACTTTGTTTGGAAGCATTCCACACTATTTGATGGAAAAAAAAGTATAA
- the rmuC gene encoding DNA recombination protein RmuC: protein MEIIYLIIGLVVGFVIAYFFLKSKKTIPIEEANKLNEQISSFKVEVGTLTERIRSLLADKTSLDSDLKSERDKSEKLTSENSSLKSDYTNLQEKLSEQKSEVEKLQEKFTKEFENLANKIFEDKSSKFTEQNKTNLDQILKPLSEKIKDFEKKVDDVYVTDSKERAGLVQQIKNLHELNQQMSKDANNLTSALKGQSKTQGNWGEFILESILEKSGLVKGREYVVQESITAESGKRFQPDVIINLPENKSIIIDSKVSLVGYEKFVSSENENEKQLGLREHINSIRSHIKNLSGKNYQNLYQLESLDFVLMFMPIEPAFAYAVQSDPAIFSDAFEQNIVIVSPSTLLATLRTISSIWRQESQNKNAVEIARQSGEMLDKFAAFVDDLISVGKGLVGAKDNYDKAMNKLTEGRGNLISRSEKIKKLGAKTSKALPPSILNRADIGDENNLLDE, encoded by the coding sequence ATGGAAATAATTTATCTAATAATTGGTTTAGTTGTTGGATTTGTAATTGCTTACTTCTTTTTGAAGAGTAAGAAAACAATTCCCATAGAAGAAGCAAATAAGCTCAATGAACAAATAAGCTCTTTTAAAGTTGAAGTAGGAACTTTAACTGAACGGATCAGATCACTTTTGGCAGATAAAACGTCATTAGACTCAGATTTGAAAAGTGAAAGAGATAAATCGGAAAAGCTCACATCAGAGAATTCGTCACTTAAATCTGATTACACAAATCTGCAAGAAAAATTGTCCGAACAAAAATCAGAAGTTGAAAAATTACAAGAAAAATTTACCAAGGAATTTGAAAATCTTGCAAATAAAATTTTTGAAGATAAAAGCTCAAAGTTTACAGAGCAGAACAAAACAAACCTTGATCAGATATTAAAACCACTCAGTGAAAAGATAAAAGACTTCGAGAAAAAAGTTGATGACGTTTATGTCACAGATTCAAAAGAAAGAGCCGGACTTGTCCAGCAAATAAAAAATCTTCACGAACTAAATCAGCAGATGAGCAAAGATGCAAACAATCTGACAAGTGCATTAAAAGGACAAAGCAAAACGCAAGGTAATTGGGGTGAGTTTATTCTTGAAAGTATTTTGGAGAAATCTGGACTTGTTAAAGGACGTGAATATGTTGTCCAGGAAAGTATAACTGCAGAATCCGGTAAAAGATTCCAGCCCGATGTGATTATTAATCTTCCAGAGAATAAAAGTATAATTATTGATTCAAAGGTTTCTCTTGTTGGATATGAAAAATTTGTATCATCAGAAAATGAAAATGAAAAACAGCTTGGATTGAGAGAACATATAAATTCAATCCGTTCGCACATAAAAAATCTAAGTGGAAAGAATTATCAAAATCTTTATCAACTTGAAAGTCTGGATTTTGTTCTGATGTTTATGCCTATCGAACCAGCCTTTGCTTATGCTGTGCAAAGTGATCCAGCTATTTTTAGTGATGCTTTTGAACAGAATATTGTAATTGTTAGTCCATCAACATTACTTGCAACTTTAAGAACAATTTCAAGTATTTGGCGACAAGAAAGTCAAAATAAGAATGCTGTTGAAATTGCAAGGCAAAGCGGCGAAATGCTTGATAAGTTTGCAGCTTTTGTTGACGATTTAATTTCTGTCGGCAAGGGTTTAGTTGGCGCAAAAGATAATTATGATAAAGCAATGAACAAGCTTACTGAAGGTAGAGGCAATCTTATCAGTCGTTCTGAAAAAATTAAAAAACTTGGAGCAAAAACAAGTAAAGCATTACCCCCAAGTATTCTTAATCGTGCTGATATTGGTGATGAGAATAATTTGTTGGATGAATGA
- a CDS encoding GxxExxY protein: MTENEISKILVDCCFKVHTELGPGLLESVYEEVLSYEIIKRGLKLERQKAIPVVYDNIKMELGFRADIIAENKVIIELKSIESIAPVHTKQILTYLKLTGLKLGLLVNFNEALIKDGIKRIVNNL, encoded by the coding sequence ATGACTGAAAATGAAATTTCAAAAATATTAGTTGATTGTTGTTTTAAGGTTCATACTGAATTAGGTCCAGGTCTATTGGAATCTGTTTATGAAGAAGTTTTGTCTTATGAAATAATTAAACGAGGTTTGAAGCTTGAAAGACAAAAAGCTATACCGGTTGTGTACGATAATATAAAAATGGAATTAGGATTTAGGGCAGACATAATTGCTGAAAATAAGGTTATAATAGAATTGAAATCTATTGAATCTATTGCACCCGTTCATACGAAACAAATCTTAACATATTTAAAATTAACAGGGTTAAAATTAGGTTTGCTAGTAAATTTTAATGAAGCATTAATTAAAGACGGAATAAAAAGAATTGTAAATAATTTATAA
- a CDS encoding aromatic amino acid lyase, producing the protein MSIILDGSNLTIEKIVRIALNKEKVEISTEALQRIKTCRAMLEEKIKAKEIMYGVNTGIGEFSEVVLNDDQVKDFQKYLIYNHSAGIGDPMPIEHVRGAIAGRINVHAHGNSGCRSDITLTLVEMLNKNCIPVVCEKGSVGACGDLAPMSQIALLLMGEGEAFYNGERLPGNVAFEKAGIKVPGLQARDGLATINGSNFITAISALQLYDINRWLKQAEIAAAMSLEALQANMKPYDVRLHKIRGFAGAVRSSQSIKKCVEGSDLLTGKIKQKVQDAYSMRSTPQVIGAAHDAVAYAKSQIEIELNGVGDNPIFIPEDKITLTGANFQGTPVSLPMDMISAAVTMVSVLSERRMNRLNNPALSVGLPAFLTKGAGMFSGMMLSQYTADTLIVEQRILSAPASVQSIPAAADQEDFVSMGMNTVLKNQQILDNAYGILGIEFMAAAQALDFREHVPGKGVAKAKEVIRKHVAFLDIDRPLYADHNKMKALVKSCEILEEVEKVIGSLE; encoded by the coding sequence ATGTCAATTATTTTAGACGGATCAAATCTTACAATTGAAAAGATAGTACGTATCGCTCTTAATAAAGAAAAAGTAGAAATAAGCACTGAAGCACTTCAAAGGATTAAAACCTGCCGCGCAATGCTCGAAGAAAAAATCAAAGCAAAAGAAATTATGTACGGTGTTAACACCGGTATTGGCGAATTTTCTGAAGTGGTTTTAAATGATGATCAAGTAAAAGATTTTCAAAAATATCTAATCTATAATCACTCAGCTGGAATTGGCGATCCAATGCCTATTGAACATGTTCGTGGAGCAATTGCAGGAAGAATAAATGTTCACGCTCATGGTAATTCCGGCTGCCGATCTGATATTACTTTAACACTTGTTGAAATGTTAAATAAAAATTGCATTCCCGTTGTTTGTGAAAAAGGTTCAGTTGGTGCTTGCGGTGATTTAGCTCCGATGTCTCAAATAGCTTTATTGTTAATGGGAGAAGGTGAAGCATTTTACAACGGCGAAAGACTTCCGGGAAATGTTGCATTTGAAAAAGCGGGAATAAAAGTTCCGGGTTTGCAAGCGCGAGATGGTCTTGCAACAATAAATGGTTCAAATTTTATCACTGCCATAAGCGCACTTCAGCTATATGATATTAATCGCTGGTTAAAGCAAGCTGAAATAGCTGCTGCTATGTCGCTTGAAGCACTTCAAGCAAATATGAAACCTTATGATGTTCGTCTTCATAAGATTCGTGGTTTTGCGGGAGCTGTGCGTAGTTCCCAATCAATTAAAAAATGTGTAGAAGGGAGTGATCTTCTAACAGGAAAAATAAAACAGAAAGTTCAGGATGCTTATTCGATGCGCTCTACACCGCAAGTAATTGGAGCCGCACATGATGCAGTTGCCTATGCAAAATCGCAAATTGAAATTGAGCTAAACGGCGTTGGCGATAATCCAATTTTTATTCCTGAAGATAAAATCACTTTAACGGGTGCAAATTTTCAAGGGACACCGGTTTCACTTCCAATGGATATGATTAGTGCAGCTGTCACTATGGTAAGTGTTTTATCAGAAAGAAGAATGAACAGATTGAATAATCCAGCTTTAAGTGTTGGTCTTCCAGCATTTTTAACAAAAGGCGCAGGTATGTTTTCTGGTATGATGTTGAGTCAATACACAGCGGATACTTTAATTGTTGAGCAAAGAATTCTTTCTGCTCCTGCTTCAGTACAATCAATTCCTGCAGCCGCGGACCAGGAAGATTTTGTTTCGATGGGGATGAATACTGTACTTAAGAATCAGCAAATATTGGATAACGCATACGGAATATTGGGAATAGAATTTATGGCTGCCGCACAAGCCCTTGATTTCCGCGAACATGTTCCGGGAAAAGGAGTTGCAAAGGCAAAAGAAGTTATCCGCAAACATGTAGCTTTTCTTGATATTGATCGTCCGCTTTATGCAGATCATAATAAGATGAAAGCACTTGTAAAATCCTGTGAGATACTTGAAGAAGTTGAAAAAGTCATTGGAAGTTTGGAATAA
- the hflX gene encoding GTPase HflX → MIDITKKVVERAMLVALDTKEFRKEVVEEHLAELEELANTAGAETIFKIIQSKSRMDSAYYIGKGKAEELAQLVELNDINIIIFDDDLTPVQVRNLSDLFKRKVIDRSGLILDIFASRAKSKEAKTQVELAQLQYLLPRLTRAWTHLSKQYGGIGTKGPGETQIETDRRIIRTRISHLKEKLIQIESHRTTQSAGRKNSTRIAIAGYTNAGKSTLFNLLTSSDVFAEDKLFATLDSTTRNLDVHDTEKILISDTVGFIRKLPPQLVASFKSTLSEVREADIIFHVIDASHPFYEDHLKVVEDTLKEFGSADKKVVRIFNKVDLIKDKTKIDFIRNSHKESIMVSALRGINISSLKKMLNDIIEDQFVESKINLQLNDSKKVSQIHSLAEVLKIDYDEDGIKIHYKTSKQNSDKIKKIINN, encoded by the coding sequence ATGATAGATATAACAAAAAAAGTAGTTGAACGAGCAATGCTTGTTGCACTTGATACTAAAGAGTTTCGCAAAGAAGTTGTTGAAGAACATCTTGCAGAACTTGAAGAGCTGGCAAATACTGCTGGTGCAGAAACAATTTTCAAGATTATTCAAAGTAAATCAAGAATGGATTCTGCTTACTACATCGGGAAAGGTAAAGCAGAAGAACTTGCTCAACTTGTTGAATTGAATGACATCAATATAATTATTTTTGACGATGATTTAACTCCGGTGCAGGTGAGAAATCTTTCCGATTTATTTAAAAGAAAAGTTATTGATCGCAGTGGATTGATACTTGATATTTTTGCATCTCGAGCAAAAAGTAAAGAAGCAAAAACACAGGTAGAACTTGCGCAGCTTCAATATCTTTTACCTCGTTTAACCCGTGCTTGGACACACTTGTCAAAACAATACGGTGGAATTGGAACTAAAGGTCCGGGTGAAACACAGATTGAAACTGATAGAAGAATTATTCGTACTCGTATTTCACATCTTAAAGAAAAACTCATACAAATTGAATCGCATCGAACAACACAAAGTGCAGGAAGAAAAAACTCAACACGAATAGCAATTGCCGGATACACTAATGCAGGCAAATCTACTTTATTTAACTTGCTAACAAGTTCTGATGTTTTTGCTGAAGATAAATTATTTGCAACTTTAGATTCAACAACAAGAAATCTTGATGTGCACGATACTGAAAAGATATTGATAAGCGATACTGTTGGGTTTATTCGCAAGCTGCCGCCGCAATTAGTTGCATCATTCAAAAGTACTTTGAGTGAAGTTAGAGAAGCAGATATTATATTTCACGTAATAGATGCCTCACATCCATTTTATGAGGATCATCTTAAAGTTGTTGAAGATACTTTAAAAGAATTTGGAAGTGCGGATAAAAAAGTTGTGAGAATATTTAACAAGGTTGATCTTATAAAAGATAAAACAAAGATTGATTTCATTCGCAACTCGCACAAAGAGAGCATAATGGTTTCAGCATTGCGCGGAATCAATATTTCATCACTAAAAAAAATGTTAAATGATATAATTGAAGATCAGTTTGTCGAATCAAAAATTAACCTGCAATTAAATGATTCAAAAAAAGTTTCTCAAATCCATTCTCTGGCAGAAGTTTTAAAGATAGATTATGATGAGGATGGAATAAAAATCCATTACAAAACAAGTAAACAAAATTCAGATAAAATTAAAAAGATAATTAACAATTGA
- a CDS encoding BatA and WFA domain-containing protein: MIFLNPAILFGLLAASIPVIIHLFNLRKLKKIEFSTLSFLKELQKNKIRKIKLKQWILLALRVLVILFIVMAFARPTLQSIKIGGTTSAAKTTAVFILDDTFSMSVVDQKGSYFNQAKEIINQVISQLQEGDEAGLILVSNPKLENKLTSNIAELLKNIKQLDLSYTSGDLNSAITIAAQIISESKNFNKEIYILSDFQKNKISNKNVSSDLSELLNKNVKLYSFDLADKDVFNLSVDDLKINNQIFEKDKPVSFSVTITNNSKLDVNSAVVSLFINNERAAQKSFDVEAGQSTIIEIEATPKTTGFIDVTAEIETDEIEQDNKRFANIFIPEKISVGLFFENQNDLQFVDLALQTAGETKYEIDRKNINQLTSQQLSKYQTIIVSANSITFGAEKLKSFVQSGGGLILFPSSVPEQIKLNQFYSQLGLGINSTFVGKINNSDLKIKFDKTDFNHPVFQNIFQNEEKTKYESPELNAYYKISSTGNQLISLVDGSSFLSEYRIGKGRAFVFNSTPILSWNDFPIKSIFAPLINKSVAYLSSKERDQNVFIAGEEVNINLKNQNTAQIKITKPDNSDEFINLNENSSRDYLTYSNTNAAGNYKIYSGDNLIEDLSINTDPTESKTEYAGESDFEDYLKQINFNGGFTPIAKESNITEKIMQARFGSELWRYFLLVALILALIEMTIARNAKKDLEGLKQ, encoded by the coding sequence ATGATTTTTCTTAATCCTGCAATTTTATTTGGTTTGCTTGCTGCTTCAATTCCTGTGATTATTCACTTATTCAATCTTAGAAAACTTAAAAAGATTGAATTTAGCACGCTTTCTTTTTTAAAAGAACTTCAAAAAAATAAAATTCGTAAAATAAAACTTAAGCAGTGGATTCTGCTTGCACTGCGAGTATTAGTAATTCTTTTTATCGTGATGGCTTTTGCACGTCCAACTCTGCAATCAATAAAGATTGGCGGAACAACTTCCGCGGCAAAAACCACAGCGGTTTTTATTTTGGATGATACTTTTAGTATGTCGGTTGTTGATCAGAAAGGTTCATACTTCAATCAGGCTAAAGAAATTATTAATCAAGTTATTTCGCAATTACAGGAAGGTGATGAAGCTGGATTGATTTTAGTCTCGAACCCTAAATTGGAAAATAAACTAACCTCAAACATTGCAGAGTTGCTAAAAAACATAAAGCAGTTGGACTTATCATATACTTCAGGTGATTTAAACTCAGCTATTACAATCGCTGCACAAATTATTTCCGAAAGTAAAAACTTTAATAAAGAAATTTATATTTTATCAGATTTTCAAAAAAACAAAATCTCCAATAAAAATGTTTCTAGCGATTTAAGCGAATTACTAAATAAAAATGTAAAACTTTATTCTTTTGATTTAGCAGATAAAGATGTTTTTAATTTATCTGTTGATGATTTGAAAATTAACAATCAGATATTTGAAAAAGATAAACCGGTTAGCTTTTCAGTTACAATTACAAATAATTCCAAACTGGATGTAAATAGTGCAGTGGTTTCTCTTTTTATAAATAATGAAAGGGCTGCGCAAAAAAGTTTTGATGTAGAAGCGGGACAATCAACAATAATTGAAATTGAGGCAACTCCCAAAACAACCGGATTTATTGACGTGACAGCGGAAATTGAAACCGATGAGATTGAACAGGACAATAAAAGATTTGCAAATATTTTTATTCCAGAGAAAATATCAGTTGGATTATTTTTTGAAAATCAGAACGATTTGCAATTTGTTGATTTGGCATTGCAAACAGCAGGCGAAACAAAATATGAAATTGATAGAAAAAATATTAATCAGTTAACTTCCCAGCAGCTAAGCAAATATCAGACAATAATTGTTTCGGCTAACTCAATAACTTTTGGCGCAGAAAAATTAAAAAGTTTTGTTCAAAGTGGCGGCGGATTGATTTTATTTCCTTCATCTGTGCCTGAACAAATAAAACTGAATCAATTTTATTCGCAGTTGGGATTAGGAATCAATTCTACATTTGTAGGAAAAATAAATAACAGCGATTTGAAAATTAAATTTGATAAAACAGATTTTAATCATCCTGTATTCCAAAATATTTTTCAGAATGAAGAAAAGACTAAATATGAATCACCTGAACTTAATGCTTATTATAAAATTTCATCAACGGGAAATCAACTTATTTCTTTGGTTGATGGTTCCTCTTTTTTAAGCGAATATAGAATTGGCAAAGGTAGAGCTTTTGTTTTTAATTCTACCCCTATTTTAAGTTGGAACGATTTTCCAATAAAAAGTATTTTTGCTCCGTTGATAAATAAATCGGTTGCATACCTTTCATCAAAAGAAAGAGACCAAAATGTTTTTATTGCTGGTGAAGAAGTAAATATAAATTTAAAGAACCAAAACACAGCACAAATAAAAATTACAAAACCAGATAATTCGGATGAGTTTATAAATCTTAACGAAAATAGTTCGAGAGATTATCTTACCTACTCTAACACGAATGCCGCCGGTAATTATAAAATTTATTCAGGCGATAATCTGATTGAAGATTTATCAATTAACACTGATCCAACTGAATCTAAAACAGAATATGCAGGTGAAAGCGATTTTGAAGATTATCTTAAACAAATAAATTTTAATGGTGGGTTTACTCCAATTGCTAAAGAATCAAACATAACAGAAAAAATTATGCAAGCCAGATTTGGTTCGGAATTGTGGAGATATTTTTTATTAGTTGCGCTAATTCTCGCGTTGATTGAAATGACAATTGCACGAAATGCAAAAAAGGATTTGGAAGGATTAAAACAATAG
- a CDS encoding MarR family transcriptional regulator, with amino-acid sequence MGEILKQWLKQTKFANLDQEVSLNIFVTSYFLRSKHEKVLSKYGLTMPQYNVLRILKGASPYGHPRCDIIGRMIEPAPDVTRLIDRLLKDKLVERFNSDADKRLSMTRITEKGLKLLEKVKPEIDSLGSFISSALSNTEKKTLSDLLEKVYGAHI; translated from the coding sequence ATGGGCGAGATACTAAAACAATGGCTTAAGCAAACCAAGTTTGCAAATTTAGATCAAGAAGTTTCACTAAATATTTTTGTTACATCTTATTTTTTACGTTCAAAACACGAAAAAGTCTTAAGTAAGTATGGCTTAACTATGCCACAATATAATGTATTGCGAATCCTTAAAGGTGCTTCTCCTTATGGGCATCCACGCTGCGATATAATTGGTCGAATGATTGAACCTGCGCCCGATGTTACACGCCTAATCGATAGATTATTAAAAGATAAATTAGTTGAAAGATTTAATTCAGATGCAGATAAAAGATTATCTATGACTCGCATTACAGAAAAAGGATTGAAACTTTTAGAAAAAGTTAAACCCGAGATTGATTCACTAGGATCATTTATTTCTTCTGCCCTCTCGAACACAGAAAAGAAAACTCTTTCGGATTTGTTAGAAAAAGTTTATGGTGCTCATATTTAA
- a CDS encoding aconitate hydratase, translated as MTANYDMIKKVYSNYKTKLSEIRKVVNRPLTYTEKVLYTHLYDKATKEYTKGKDYVDLAPDRVAMQDATAQMALLQFMSAGRKTTAVPSTVHCDHLIQAQVGAVEDLNRATTENKEVYDFLESISQKFGVGFWKPGAGIIHQVVLENYAFPGGMMIGTDSHTPNAGGLGMIAIGVGGADAVDVMAGMPWELKWPKIIGVKLTGKLNGWTSAKDVILKLAGILTVKGGTGAIVEYFGEGTNSISCTGKGTICNMGAEIGATTSVFPFDEKMASYLRITKRVDVAALAEGLADELCADKEVFANPQKYYDQVIEINLSELEPHLNGPFTPDKAWPISKMKDAVKSENFPDKVSVGLIGSCTNSSYEDIDRSASIARQALAKGIKAKGQYTITPGSEQVRATIERDGQLKTLTDIGGVILANACGPCIGMWKRMDVKTGERNTIVTSFNRNFAKRNDGNPETLAFVASPEITTALAIAGSLSFNPITDELVNEKGEKVKLDAPTGEELPPRGFDEGSAGFIAPAEDGSKVEVKVDSSSERLQLLTPFTPWDGKDLFDLPVLLKAFGKCTTDHISMAGPWLKYRGHLDNISNNMFIGAINAFTKEPGKVKNTFTGETKSVPEVAREYKAKGVNWIVVGDENYGEGSSREHAAMEPRFLGGRAIVVKSFARIHETNLKKQGMLPLTFADPKDYDKIKEDDKVDLLISFLAPEKQVKMIVKHRDGSKDEVMLNQTFNAAQIEWFKAGSALNLIASKQK; from the coding sequence ATGACAGCAAATTATGATATGATCAAAAAAGTTTATTCCAATTACAAAACTAAACTTAGCGAGATACGAAAAGTTGTTAATCGTCCATTAACATATACTGAAAAGGTTTTATACACCCATCTATATGATAAAGCAACAAAAGAATATACAAAGGGTAAAGATTATGTTGATTTAGCTCCTGATAGAGTTGCGATGCAGGATGCAACCGCCCAAATGGCGCTTCTTCAATTTATGTCTGCAGGAAGAAAAACAACCGCAGTTCCATCAACCGTTCACTGCGATCACTTGATTCAAGCACAAGTTGGTGCGGTAGAAGATCTTAATCGTGCAACAACAGAAAACAAAGAAGTTTATGATTTTCTTGAAAGTATATCTCAAAAATTTGGTGTTGGATTCTGGAAACCAGGTGCAGGAATTATTCATCAAGTTGTTTTAGAAAATTATGCTTTCCCAGGTGGAATGATGATTGGCACTGATTCACACACTCCAAACGCAGGTGGATTAGGAATGATAGCAATCGGTGTTGGCGGTGCGGACGCTGTTGATGTTATGGCAGGAATGCCGTGGGAACTTAAATGGCCAAAAATTATCGGCGTTAAGTTAACGGGAAAATTAAACGGTTGGACATCTGCAAAAGATGTAATTCTTAAACTTGCAGGTATATTAACTGTTAAAGGCGGAACAGGTGCAATTGTAGAATATTTTGGCGAAGGAACAAATTCAATTTCCTGCACAGGCAAAGGAACAATTTGTAATATGGGTGCAGAGATTGGTGCTACAACTTCTGTTTTTCCATTTGATGAAAAGATGGCATCGTACTTAAGAATTACAAAACGTGTTGATGTTGCTGCACTAGCGGAAGGTTTAGCTGATGAACTTTGTGCTGATAAGGAAGTATTTGCAAATCCCCAAAAATATTATGATCAGGTAATTGAAATTAATTTGAGTGAACTTGAGCCGCATCTTAACGGACCTTTTACACCCGATAAAGCATGGCCAATCTCAAAAATGAAAGACGCAGTTAAAAGTGAAAACTTTCCGGATAAAGTTTCTGTTGGTTTGATTGGAAGCTGCACAAATTCCAGCTACGAAGATATTGATCGCTCTGCAAGCATTGCAAGACAAGCACTTGCAAAGGGTATTAAAGCTAAAGGACAATACACAATTACCCCAGGATCTGAACAAGTTAGAGCAACTATTGAAAGAGACGGACAATTAAAAACTTTAACTGATATTGGCGGAGTAATTCTTGCAAACGCTTGTGGACCTTGCATCGGAATGTGGAAGCGTATGGATGTAAAAACAGGCGAACGAAATACAATTGTTACATCATTTAATAGAAATTTTGCAAAACGAAATGATGGAAATCCTGAAACACTTGCATTTGTGGCATCACCGGAAATAACAACTGCTCTTGCAATTGCCGGAAGTTTATCATTCAATCCTATTACAGATGAACTTGTAAATGAAAAAGGTGAGAAAGTAAAACTTGATGCACCGACAGGTGAAGAATTACCGCCACGAGGTTTTGATGAAGGCAGTGCAGGGTTTATTGCCCCTGCAGAAGATGGAAGTAAAGTAGAGGTTAAAGTTGATAGCAGTAGTGAAAGATTACAATTACTAACTCCTTTCACTCCTTGGGATGGAAAAGATTTATTTGATCTACCGGTATTATTAAAAGCATTTGGTAAATGTACAACTGATCATATTTCAATGGCTGGACCGTGGTTAAAATACCGTGGACATCTAGATAATATTTCCAATAATATGTTTATCGGTGCTATTAATGCATTCACAAAAGAGCCTGGCAAAGTTAAAAATACATTTACAGGCGAAACTAAATCTGTCCCTGAGGTTGCGCGTGAATACAAAGCAAAGGGTGTAAACTGGATTGTTGTTGGTGATGAAAATTACGGCGAAGGTTCATCGCGTGAGCATGCTGCAATGGAGCCGAGATTTCTTGGCGGCAGAGCAATCGTTGTAAAAAGTTTTGCACGCATCCATGAAACAAATTTGAAAAAACAAGGAATGCTTCCTCTTACTTTTGCTGATCCAAAAGATTACGATAAAATAAAAGAAGATGATAAAGTTGATTTATTGATCTCATTTTTAGCTCCAGAAAAACAAGTTAAGATGATTGTTAAACACAGGGATGGAAGCAAAGATGAAGTGATGCTGAACCAAACATTTAACGCTGCACAAATTGAATGGTTTAAAGCTGGTAGTGCTTTGAATCTTATAGCAAGTAAACAGAAATAA